The sequence AACTCGACCGGGCGGTCAACGATTTCCTCGCATCGGGAAAGATCTCGAACGTGGTCTCCGTCAGCGACGCGGTGACCACCGGCTCCAGGGGCGAGGCGATCGGCGTGATCCGCGTCGTGGCGTACGAGGCCCCCGCCGCCTGGCGGGAGGAGTACCACGAGAGGATCGACCGGCGGATCCGGGATTGGGGCGACGAGATCGAGAAGCTCCGCGGGAAGGCCGAAACGTTGGGCGCCGGGGCCCGGGCGAGGCTCAAGGGACAGGTCGACGAGCTGAAGACGCTGCAGGAGACCGCGCAGCAGCAGCTCTCACGGATGCGGAAGGCCGGGGAGGAGGCCTGGGGGGACCTTCACGCGGGCGCCGAGCAGGCCCTCGAGGAGCTTCGCAAGGGGTACGAGACCGCGGCGGCGAAGCTCAAGAAGTAGCCGGCGCGCGCCGCCTCCGAGATCAGCGCACCCTGACCACGACGTCGGCGATCATGCCCACCGCCGCCACGCCGACTATAACCGCTAGCGTGGTCCTCAGCCATCGGGGGCTGGTGCGGTGGCTCAAGATGCTGCCGATCTGAGCACCTGGCACCGCCGCTAGCACGAGCAGCACGGCGGGAATCGGCGGGACCTGTCCCGTGGCCACCTTGCCTGCGAAGCCTGCCAGCGAGGAGAGGAAAACAAGCGCCAGGTTGCTCCCGATGACCACGCGGGTCGGCAGCCGAAGGGCATGGAGCATCAGGGGAACGAGGATGAACGATCCTCCCTGACCGACCAGCCCACCCAGGAAGCCGATCGCTGCGGCAATCGATGCGGCGAGAGGAATGTTGAACCTGCAGGCATTGGGGTCCTCGACCTCTTGGTCCTCGGACTTCGGAAGCCACATCATGATCGCAGCCAGGGCGGCGAGCCCCGCGAAGACCATCATCAACACCGCGTTCTCCACCCACCGCGAAACGACCGATCCCGTCAGCGCGGCGGCCGTGATGGCGCTCCCCATGGAAACCACGAGCCGGCGGTTTACGCTCCGGTATGTGTCGTGACGCCAAGCCCCCGACAGGCAGGCGAACAGCCCTTGCGTGATCGTCAGGCCGGCGACCTGCCGCATGTCCAGGGGGACGAACCCGAAAGCGGGGGGCAGGTAGAGAAGCGCGGGCGCCATGATGATCCCGCCGCCGATCCCGACCAACCCGGCCAGGCAGCTGACGGCGAAACCCACGAAGAAGATCAGGACGGCCAGCCCCGTATCGATCATGACGGCACCGCTACGGCAGAACCTCGATCCGGCCTTTCGGTTCCGCGATGAGTTCCCCGATGGCCGCGGCCGCAACTCCCGCTTCGGCCAGACCCAGGAGCAGGGCGTCGAATCTCGAAGGTTCGACCGCGAAGAGAAGCCCTCCGGATGTCTGGGCGTCGCAGAGCAGGATGCGGTCGACCTCATCGATCCCGTCGAGGTAGCTCACGATCCCGTCAAGGGACTCCCGGTTGCGGCGCGTGCCCCCTGGGATAAAGCCTTTGACGGCGAGTTCACGCGCCCCCGGAAGGACGGGAACCGTCGTCAGCCGAATCCGCGCGCCGACACCCGAGAGCATCTCGCGCAGGTGGCCCAGCAGGCCAAATCCCGTAATGTCGGTGCATGCGCGCACGCCGGCCTTCCGGCCGACCTCCCCCGCCGCGCGATTCAGGGTCGCCATGGTCCCGATGGCCGCCCTTGACGCTCCCTCGCCGGCCGTGCCGGCCTTCATGGCCGTCGTCACGATCCCGGTTCCGATCGGCTTCGTGAGGACAAGCCGGTCCCCCGCGCGTCCCCCGACATTGGCCCAATATTCTTTCGGATGGACGAAGCCGGTCACGCACAGGCCGTACTTCGGCTCCTTGTCGTCGACGGTGTGACCGCCGACAATGTCGATGCCGGCTTCCCGGGCCTTCTCCGCCCCGCCGCGCAGGATCTCCGCGAGCATCGACATGGGCAGCACGTCGCTCCCTCTCGGGAAACCGACGACATTGAGCGCCAGGACGGGGCGACCGCCCATGGCATAGACATCACTTAGGGAATTCGCCGCCGCGATGGCGCCAAACTGGTAAGGATCGTCCACAACCGGGGTGAAGAAGTCCACGGTCTGGATCAGCGCCAGTTCGTCGGAGACGCGGTAGATGGCCGCGTCATCGGAGGTTCCCGGCCCGACGAGCACGTTCGGATCCATGATCTTTGGCAAGCCGCTCAGAACCTGAGCGAGGTCCTCAGGACCGATCTTGCCCGCTCATCCCGCGCAGTGGGAAAGCTGGGTCAGGCGCACTGCATTGTTGGACATGCTCGACTCCTTTTTTTCGTCCGGTTCGATTTTTCAATATCCCGCGTCGCGCCGATGGCTATCATCGTATGCTTCCCGGAGCTATACTAAAAATGCATTATTGTTTGCGTTACCATGCGCATATTTTGGGGTTGCCGATGAACCCGCATCTCCTTCGCACGTTCCTCTCTGTCCGCAAACACCGGAACTACACCCGGGCGGCCGAGGAAGTCCTTCTTTCCCAGCCGGCGGTCTCGCGGCGGGTGCGTCAGCTCGAAGAAGAGCTCGGCGTCCGGCTCTTCGAGCAGATCGGCAAGTCGCTCCACACGACAGACGCCGGGGAAACGCTGGCCGCCGAGGCGGAGAAGCTGCTCGGGGCCATGGAACGGACCGCCGAGGCGGTGCGCTCCCATGGTTCCGAGGAATGCGGATCCATACGGATCGGAGCCAGCGCAACTCCGGGATTCTACCTCCTCCCCGGCATCCTTGGCCGGTTCCACCGCCGTTTCCCGAAGGTGGCCCTCCACTACACGGTGGAGAACTCTCTTCGGATAGAGCAGAAGATCGTCCGGAACGAGCTCGACCTGGGTTTTGTCGGCGCTCACCTGGCGAACGAGGAGCTGGAACTTACGACGCTTCTTGAGGACGAGATCGTCTGCTTCACCAGCCCGTCCCATCCCCTCGCGAAGGTGCGCCGGGTTGCTCCGGATTCGCTTGGAGACGAGGTGTGGATCACGCGCGAGAAGGGCTCGGCGACCCGCCAGCTCTTCGAAGATTGGTTGTCATCGAGGAGGGGAGCGATCCGGAAATCCATCGAGCTGACCTGCCCGGAGACCTGCAAGGCGCTGGTCAAGGAGGGCATCGGGCTCTCGTTCATGTCGATCTACGGGCTTCGTTCCGAAATTCGGTCAAAGCGCCTCGTGAGGGTTCCGGTGACGGGGATGACTCTGAAACGGCCTATTTTCCTCGCCCGACACTCCGATAAGCGCAATTCACCCGCTATGGAGAGCTTCCTTGCGATCGTGAAGACCGCGTTGCCCGAGCTAACAATGTCTTAGGGGTTCGTGAGCCGCGGGCGGGGCTCGCTACTCGGTCGGCGCCCCGCGCCCGTTCAACTGCTGTAAGTGAGTGAAGGCGGG is a genomic window of Deltaproteobacteria bacterium containing:
- a CDS encoding sulfite exporter TauE/SafE family protein, whose translation is MAVLIFFVGFAVSCLAGLVGIGGGIIMAPALLYLPPAFGFVPLDMRQVAGLTITQGLFACLSGAWRHDTYRSVNRRLVVSMGSAITAAALTGSVVSRWVENAVLMMVFAGLAALAAIMMWLPKSEDQEVEDPNACRFNIPLAASIAAAIGFLGGLVGQGGSFILVPLMLHALRLPTRVVIGSNLALVFLSSLAGFAGKVATGQVPPIPAVLLVLAAVPGAQIGSILSHRTSPRWLRTTLAVIVGVAAVGMIADVVVRVR
- the selD gene encoding selenide, water dikinase SelD, with the protein product MSNNAVRLTQLSHCAGUAGKIGPEDLAQVLSGLPKIMDPNVLVGPGTSDDAAIYRVSDELALIQTVDFFTPVVDDPYQFGAIAAANSLSDVYAMGGRPVLALNVVGFPRGSDVLPMSMLAEILRGGAEKAREAGIDIVGGHTVDDKEPKYGLCVTGFVHPKEYWANVGGRAGDRLVLTKPIGTGIVTTAMKAGTAGEGASRAAIGTMATLNRAAGEVGRKAGVRACTDITGFGLLGHLREMLSGVGARIRLTTVPVLPGARELAVKGFIPGGTRRNRESLDGIVSYLDGIDEVDRILLCDAQTSGGLLFAVEPSRFDALLLGLAEAGVAAAAIGELIAEPKGRIEVLP
- a CDS encoding LysR family transcriptional regulator, which gives rise to MNPHLLRTFLSVRKHRNYTRAAEEVLLSQPAVSRRVRQLEEELGVRLFEQIGKSLHTTDAGETLAAEAEKLLGAMERTAEAVRSHGSEECGSIRIGASATPGFYLLPGILGRFHRRFPKVALHYTVENSLRIEQKIVRNELDLGFVGAHLANEELELTTLLEDEIVCFTSPSHPLAKVRRVAPDSLGDEVWITREKGSATRQLFEDWLSSRRGAIRKSIELTCPETCKALVKEGIGLSFMSIYGLRSEIRSKRLVRVPVTGMTLKRPIFLARHSDKRNSPAMESFLAIVKTALPELTMS